In Spinacia oleracea cultivar Varoflay chromosome 5, BTI_SOV_V1, whole genome shotgun sequence, a single window of DNA contains:
- the LOC110778566 gene encoding uncharacterized protein, giving the protein MGKAVQWPPKSSKPESKKDPSKWCDFHADIGHTTNQCVALRREVAYLLKNGYLKDVMSDKARGVVNKDNSNSPSRPPPPPPHTKTVNFIVGGSNICGLTYSAANRHARENEIDRPARAVAANYLTPISFDESDAGDKHHDGLVISIPVGNCMIKQVLVDNRSSTNVMMLDALKEMGLNPDIDVVKKSTVLIGFSGEAKTTFGEVTLPIYAQGINQQVKFCVIDCPSCYNTILGRPWIHGIKVIPSTYHQTIKFPTRWGVQEIKGDQQESKECYKAALKPSATNKSSL; this is encoded by the coding sequence atggggaaagcagtgcagTGGCCACCGAAATCCAGTAAACCCGAATCAAAGAAGGATCCCTCaaaatggtgtgatttccatgccgacatcggtcacacCACCAACCAGTGTGTAGCATTAAGAAGAGAAGTGGCCTACTTACTGAAGAACGGATACCTCAAAGACGTCATGTCAGACAAAGCTCGTGGCGTCGTCAACAAAGACAACTCCAACTCTCCttctcgacctcctccacctcctcctcatactaaaactgtaaaTTTTATTGTTGGAGGTTCTAACATTTGTGGTTTgacttattctgcagcgaatAGGCACGCTCGAGAAAATGAGATAGACAGACCAGCCCGAGCCGTAGCCGCAAattatctaacccctatatcttttgatgaatctgacGCAGGGGATAAACATCACGACGGTCTGGTAATATCCATCCCTGTCGGGAACTGCATGATCAAACAAGTCCTAGTCGACAACCGTAGCTCCACCAACGTCATGATGCTCGACGCCCTCAAAGAGATGGGGCTCAACCCAGATATAGATGTCGTCAAAAAATCCACTGTGTTGATAGGATTCAGCGGCGAGGCGAAGACCACCTTTGGAGAAGTCACCCTACCTATTTACGCCCAAGGGATCAACCAGCAGGTAaagttttgtgttattgattgtCCCTCGTGTTACAACACTATCTTGGGCAGGCCCTGGATTCACGGCATAAAGGTCATCCCATCGACATACCATCAAACCATCAAATTCCCaactcgatggggggttcaaGAAATCAAAGGGGATCAGCAAGAATCCAAAGAATGTTATAAGGCAGCTTTAAAGCCCTCAGCCACCAATAAATCCTCTTTATAG